In one Ananas comosus cultivar F153 linkage group 12, ASM154086v1, whole genome shotgun sequence genomic region, the following are encoded:
- the LOC109718367 gene encoding uncharacterized protein LOC109718367 isoform X2 produces MSAEKQSIGPIFESFKMDRVRTILAHQYPYPHEHSRHAMTAVIIGWIFFISSDNLHTLIQKMDKNIKWWSMYICLIGFFYFFSSPFIRKTIKPSYSNFSRWYIAWIFMAALYHLPSFQSMGVDLRMNLSLFITIYITSLLFLIVFHIIFLGLWYLGLVSRMAEKRPEILTIIQNCAVISIACCVFYSHCGNRAITREKHFDRRNSNWFSFPLWNKQDRNIWISKFLKMHEWKDQICSSWFAPVGSASDYPLFSKWVIYGELACNGSCPHLSDEISPLYSLWATFIGLYIANYVIERSTGWALTHPMTISEYEKLKKQMKPDFLDMVPWYSGTSTDLFKTVFDLMVSVTLFVGRFDMRMMQAAMNKVPDESKNSDLLYDHLQNRDELWFDFIADTGDGGNSTYAVARLLAQRSLQIKNGDSVQKLPRGDLLLIGGDLAYPNPSTFTYERRFFCPFEYAFQPPPWYKAEHIAVDKPELPFGVSELKRYRGPQCFLIPGNHDWFDGLHTFMRYICHRSWLGGWFMPQKKSYFALELPKGWWVFGLDQALHGDIDVYQFKFFVELCQHKVRENDSVIVMTHEPNWLLDWYWGDDTGKNVSYLIRDYLKGRCKLRMAGDLHHYMRHSCVSSSREPVHVQHLLVNGCGGAFLHPTHVFRGFKKFYGNSYESKATYPSFEDSGRIALGNILKFRRKNWQFDIIGGIIYFVLVFSMFPQCDLFDILHDDSWSIRLKGFFSMMWGAFLYILERSYVSLAGVLVLIMASFFFVPTKLSRKKRAIIGVLHGVAHLTSALILMLLLELGIEICIRNHLLATSGYHTLYEWYRSMESQHFPDPTGLRARIEQWTFGLYPACIKYLMSAFDIPEVMAVTRSQICKRGIESLPRGGAIIYYASVFTYFWVFSTPIVSLVFGSYLYICINWFHVHFDEAFSSLRIANYKAFTRFHITKNGDLEVFSLAVDKVPKEWKLDPDWDAEPKQPLQLSHFRRFPSKWKAASGPDPVNSVRIIDHFVVERNPRVADSQRKG; encoded by the exons aTGAGCGCAGAAAAGCAATCTATAGGTCCTATATTTGAATCCTTCAAAATGGATAGAGTTCGAACGATATTGGCTCACCAATATCCGTACCCTCACGAGCATTCGAGGCATGCAATGACCGCGGTTATAATAGGATGGATCTTTTTCATTTCATCGGATAATTTGCACACCCTCATACAAAAAATGGACAAAAACATCAAGTGGTGGTCCATGTACATTTGCCTGATcggtttcttttatttcttctcttctcctttcattAGGAAGACTATCAAGCCAAGTTATTCTAACTTCAGCCGTTG GTACATTGCATGGATCTTCATGGCAGCTTTATATCATCTTCCGAGTTTTCAGTCGATGGGAGTCGACTTGAGAATGAACCTTTCTCTCTTCATCACAATTTATATCACCTCGcttctttttcttattgttttCCACATTATATTTCTCGGGCTTTGGTACTTGGGCCTGGTTTCGCGAATGGCTGAAAAGAGACCAGAGATACTCACTATCATCCAAAACTGTGCA GTCATAAGTATAGCATGCTGTGTATTTTACAGCCACTGCGGTAACCGAGCTATCACAAGAGAGAAGCACTTTGATAGAAGAAACTCAAATTGGTTTTCTTTCCCTTTGTGGAACAAGCAAGATAGAAATATATGGATATCCAAGTTCCTTAAAATGCACGAGTGGAAGGACCAAATTTGTTCTTCCTGGTTTGCGCCGGTTGGTTCTGCTAGCGACTACCCGCTCTTTTCTAAATGGGTCATCTATGGGGAG TTAGCTTGCAATGGATCATGTCCTCACCTTTCAGATGAAATATCACCTTTATATTCATTGTGGGCAACGTTTATCGGACTCTACATCGCTAATTATGTCATCGAACGATCAACTGG ATGGGCTCTCACTCATCCTATGACAATATCAGAGTACGAGAAGTTGAAGAAACAAATGAAACCTGATTTCTTGGACATGGTACCTTGGTATTCGGG GACTTCCACTGACTTATTCAAGACGGTGTTTGATCTCATGGTATCCGTGACTCTATTTGTTGGTCGATTTGACATGCGAATGATGCAG GCTGCTATGAACAAGGTTCCTGACGAATCTAAAAACAGCGATCTACTGTACGATCATCTTCAAAACAGAGACGAACTTTGGTTTGATTTCATTGCGGATACTGGCGATGGTGGAAACTCTACCTATGCGGTGGCCCGATTACTGGCACAACGTTCATTACAGATTAAAAATGGTGACTCGGTGCAAAAGCTCCCACGTGGAGACTTGCTTCTTATTGGAGGGGACCTTGC GTACCCTAATCCTTCTACATTTACGTATGAGAGGCGCTTTTTCTGTCCTTTTGAATATGCTTTCCAACCTCCTCCGTGGTACAAGGCTGAACATATAGCGGTGGACAAACCGGAGCTTCCATTTGGGGTCTCGGAGCTGAAACGATATCGCGGGCCCCAGTGTTTCTTAATTCCTGGAAATCACG ATTGGTTTGATGGGCTTCACACTTTTATGAGGTACATATGCCACAGAAGCTGGTTGGGTGGGTGGTTTATGCCTCAGAAAAAGAGTTATTTTGCATTGGAGCTCCCAAAAGGGTGGTGGGTATTTGGTCTCGACCAGGCTCTTCACGGTGACATTGATGTGTACCAATTCAAATTTTTCGTGGAGCTATGCCAACACaag GTCAGAGAAAACGATTCAGTTATTGTTATGACCCATGAACCGAATTGGCTTCTCGATTGGTATTGGGGTGATGATACTGGAAAAAATGTCTCATATCTTATACGCGATTATCTTAAAGGAAGATGCAAACTTAGAATGGCCGGGGACTTGCACCATTACATGCGCCATTCTTGCGTTTCATCATCG AGAGAACCTGTTCACGTCCAGCATTTACTTGTTAATGGTTGTGGCGGAGCCTTTTTGCATCCGACCCATGTGTTCAGAGGTTTCAAGAAATTCTATGGAAATTCTTACGAAAGCAAGGCTACTTATCCCTCTTTTGAGGATTCTGGCAGG aTAGCATTGGGTAACATATTGAAGTTTCGAAGAAAAAACTGGCAATTTGATATCATTGGCGGCATTATATACTTTGTCCTGGTCTTTTCTATGTTTCCACAG TGCGATCTTTTCGACATATTGCATGACGATAGTTGGTCCATCCGCCTCAAGGGCTTCTTTAGCATGATGTGGGGCGCTTTCCTCTACATTCTAGAACGTTCTTACGTCTCTCTAGCTGGTGTTCTCGTATTGATAATGGCGTCGTTTTTCTTCGTTCCCACAAAACTATCGCGGAAAAAGCGTGCTATAATTGGGGTCCTGCATGGTGTGGCGCATCTGACCTCAGCACTAATCTTGATGCTGCTACTGGAATTGGGTATTGAGATATGTATCCGGAATCACCTATTAGCGACTTCAg GCTATCACACTCTTTATGAATGGTATCGGTCGATGGAAAGCCAACACTTTCCGGATCCAACTGGCCTTAGGGCTCGGATCGAGCAGTGGACGTTCGGACTCTACCCTGCATGTATTAAGTACCTCATGTCGGCATTCGACATTCCCGAG GTTATGGCTGTAACGAGAAGCCAAATCTGCAAGAGAGGGATCGAATCACTCCCTCGCGGCGGCGCCATAATTTACTATGCCTCTGTTTTCACCTATTTCTGGGTCTTCTCTACTCCCATCGTATCGCTTGTTTTCGGAAGCTATTTGTACATCTGCATCAACTGGTTCCACGTTCATTTCGATGAAGCCTTCTCCTCCCTCCGCATCGCGAATTACAAGGCTTTCACGCGCTTCCATATCACTAAAAATGGCGACCTCGAGGTTTTTAGCCTTGCAGTCGATAAA GTACCGAAAGAGTGGAAGTTAGACCCCGACTGGGACGCGGAACCGAAGCAACCTTTGCAGCTGAGCCACTTCCGAAGGTTCCCGAGCAAGTGGAAGGCGGCCTCGGGTCCCGACCCCGTCAACTCGGTGCGGATTATCGACCATTTCGTCGTCGAACGAAACCCTAGGGTAGCTGACAGCCAGAGAAAAGGCTAG
- the LOC109718367 gene encoding uncharacterized protein LOC109718367 isoform X1 yields MSAEKQSIGPIFESFKMDRVRTILAHQYPYPHEHSRHAMTAVIIGWIFFISSDNLHTLIQKMDKNIKWWSMYICLIGFFYFFSSPFIRKTIKPSYSNFSRWYIAWIFMAALYHLPSFQSMGVDLRMNLSLFITIYITSLLFLIVFHIIFLGLWYLGLVSRMAEKRPEILTIIQNCAVISIACCVFYSHCGNRAITREKHFDRRNSNWFSFPLWNKQDRNIWISKFLKMHEWKDQICSSWFAPVGSASDYPLFSKWVIYGELACNGSCPHLSDEISPLYSLWATFIGLYIANYVIERSTGWALTHPMTISEYEKLKKQMKPDFLDMVPWYSGTSTDLFKTVFDLMVSVTLFVGRFDMRMMQAAMNKVPDESKNSDLLYDHLQNRDELWFDFIADTGDGGNSTYAVARLLAQRSLQIKNGDSVQKLPRGDLLLIGGDLAYPNPSTFTYERRFFCPFEYAFQPPPWYKAEHIAVDKPELPFGVSELKRYRGPQCFLIPGNHDWFDGLHTFMRYICHRSWLGGWFMPQKKSYFALELPKGWWVFGLDQALHGDIDVYQFKFFVELCQHKVRENDSVIVMTHEPNWLLDWYWGDDTGKNVSYLIRDYLKGRCKLRMAGDLHHYMRHSCVSSSREPVHVQQACVSSSREPVHVQHLLVNGCGGAFLHPTHVFRGFKKFYGNSYESKATYPSFEDSGRIALGNILKFRRKNWQFDIIGGIIYFVLVFSMFPQCDLFDILHDDSWSIRLKGFFSMMWGAFLYILERSYVSLAGVLVLIMASFFFVPTKLSRKKRAIIGVLHGVAHLTSALILMLLLELGIEICIRNHLLATSGYHTLYEWYRSMESQHFPDPTGLRARIEQWTFGLYPACIKYLMSAFDIPEVMAVTRSQICKRGIESLPRGGAIIYYASVFTYFWVFSTPIVSLVFGSYLYICINWFHVHFDEAFSSLRIANYKAFTRFHITKNGDLEVFSLAVDKVPKEWKLDPDWDAEPKQPLQLSHFRRFPSKWKAASGPDPVNSVRIIDHFVVERNPRVADSQRKG; encoded by the exons aTGAGCGCAGAAAAGCAATCTATAGGTCCTATATTTGAATCCTTCAAAATGGATAGAGTTCGAACGATATTGGCTCACCAATATCCGTACCCTCACGAGCATTCGAGGCATGCAATGACCGCGGTTATAATAGGATGGATCTTTTTCATTTCATCGGATAATTTGCACACCCTCATACAAAAAATGGACAAAAACATCAAGTGGTGGTCCATGTACATTTGCCTGATcggtttcttttatttcttctcttctcctttcattAGGAAGACTATCAAGCCAAGTTATTCTAACTTCAGCCGTTG GTACATTGCATGGATCTTCATGGCAGCTTTATATCATCTTCCGAGTTTTCAGTCGATGGGAGTCGACTTGAGAATGAACCTTTCTCTCTTCATCACAATTTATATCACCTCGcttctttttcttattgttttCCACATTATATTTCTCGGGCTTTGGTACTTGGGCCTGGTTTCGCGAATGGCTGAAAAGAGACCAGAGATACTCACTATCATCCAAAACTGTGCA GTCATAAGTATAGCATGCTGTGTATTTTACAGCCACTGCGGTAACCGAGCTATCACAAGAGAGAAGCACTTTGATAGAAGAAACTCAAATTGGTTTTCTTTCCCTTTGTGGAACAAGCAAGATAGAAATATATGGATATCCAAGTTCCTTAAAATGCACGAGTGGAAGGACCAAATTTGTTCTTCCTGGTTTGCGCCGGTTGGTTCTGCTAGCGACTACCCGCTCTTTTCTAAATGGGTCATCTATGGGGAG TTAGCTTGCAATGGATCATGTCCTCACCTTTCAGATGAAATATCACCTTTATATTCATTGTGGGCAACGTTTATCGGACTCTACATCGCTAATTATGTCATCGAACGATCAACTGG ATGGGCTCTCACTCATCCTATGACAATATCAGAGTACGAGAAGTTGAAGAAACAAATGAAACCTGATTTCTTGGACATGGTACCTTGGTATTCGGG GACTTCCACTGACTTATTCAAGACGGTGTTTGATCTCATGGTATCCGTGACTCTATTTGTTGGTCGATTTGACATGCGAATGATGCAG GCTGCTATGAACAAGGTTCCTGACGAATCTAAAAACAGCGATCTACTGTACGATCATCTTCAAAACAGAGACGAACTTTGGTTTGATTTCATTGCGGATACTGGCGATGGTGGAAACTCTACCTATGCGGTGGCCCGATTACTGGCACAACGTTCATTACAGATTAAAAATGGTGACTCGGTGCAAAAGCTCCCACGTGGAGACTTGCTTCTTATTGGAGGGGACCTTGC GTACCCTAATCCTTCTACATTTACGTATGAGAGGCGCTTTTTCTGTCCTTTTGAATATGCTTTCCAACCTCCTCCGTGGTACAAGGCTGAACATATAGCGGTGGACAAACCGGAGCTTCCATTTGGGGTCTCGGAGCTGAAACGATATCGCGGGCCCCAGTGTTTCTTAATTCCTGGAAATCACG ATTGGTTTGATGGGCTTCACACTTTTATGAGGTACATATGCCACAGAAGCTGGTTGGGTGGGTGGTTTATGCCTCAGAAAAAGAGTTATTTTGCATTGGAGCTCCCAAAAGGGTGGTGGGTATTTGGTCTCGACCAGGCTCTTCACGGTGACATTGATGTGTACCAATTCAAATTTTTCGTGGAGCTATGCCAACACaag GTCAGAGAAAACGATTCAGTTATTGTTATGACCCATGAACCGAATTGGCTTCTCGATTGGTATTGGGGTGATGATACTGGAAAAAATGTCTCATATCTTATACGCGATTATCTTAAAGGAAGATGCAAACTTAGAATGGCCGGGGACTTGCACCATTACATGCGCCATTCTTGCGTTTCATCATCGAGAGAACCTGTTCACGTCCAGCAAGCTTGCGTTTCATCATCAAGAGAACCTGTTCACGTCCAGCATTTACTTGTTAATGGTTGTGGCGGAGCCTTTTTGCATCCGACCCATGTGTTCAGAGGTTTCAAGAAATTCTATGGAAATTCTTACGAAAGCAAGGCTACTTATCCCTCTTTTGAGGATTCTGGCAGG aTAGCATTGGGTAACATATTGAAGTTTCGAAGAAAAAACTGGCAATTTGATATCATTGGCGGCATTATATACTTTGTCCTGGTCTTTTCTATGTTTCCACAG TGCGATCTTTTCGACATATTGCATGACGATAGTTGGTCCATCCGCCTCAAGGGCTTCTTTAGCATGATGTGGGGCGCTTTCCTCTACATTCTAGAACGTTCTTACGTCTCTCTAGCTGGTGTTCTCGTATTGATAATGGCGTCGTTTTTCTTCGTTCCCACAAAACTATCGCGGAAAAAGCGTGCTATAATTGGGGTCCTGCATGGTGTGGCGCATCTGACCTCAGCACTAATCTTGATGCTGCTACTGGAATTGGGTATTGAGATATGTATCCGGAATCACCTATTAGCGACTTCAg GCTATCACACTCTTTATGAATGGTATCGGTCGATGGAAAGCCAACACTTTCCGGATCCAACTGGCCTTAGGGCTCGGATCGAGCAGTGGACGTTCGGACTCTACCCTGCATGTATTAAGTACCTCATGTCGGCATTCGACATTCCCGAG GTTATGGCTGTAACGAGAAGCCAAATCTGCAAGAGAGGGATCGAATCACTCCCTCGCGGCGGCGCCATAATTTACTATGCCTCTGTTTTCACCTATTTCTGGGTCTTCTCTACTCCCATCGTATCGCTTGTTTTCGGAAGCTATTTGTACATCTGCATCAACTGGTTCCACGTTCATTTCGATGAAGCCTTCTCCTCCCTCCGCATCGCGAATTACAAGGCTTTCACGCGCTTCCATATCACTAAAAATGGCGACCTCGAGGTTTTTAGCCTTGCAGTCGATAAA GTACCGAAAGAGTGGAAGTTAGACCCCGACTGGGACGCGGAACCGAAGCAACCTTTGCAGCTGAGCCACTTCCGAAGGTTCCCGAGCAAGTGGAAGGCGGCCTCGGGTCCCGACCCCGTCAACTCGGTGCGGATTATCGACCATTTCGTCGTCGAACGAAACCCTAGGGTAGCTGACAGCCAGAGAAAAGGCTAG
- the LOC109718094 gene encoding alkaline ceramidase 3-like has protein sequence MADSMVSSFWGPVTSTTELCEKNYAHSTYIAEFYNTMSNIPCIILALFGLITALRQRFEKRFSVLHISNMTLAIGSMIFHATLQHVLQQSDETPMVWEMLLYLYVLYSPDWHYRSTMPTFLFLYGLTFAILHSFFRIGVGFKVHYVGLCLLCVPRMYKYYIQTRDVAAKKLAKLFVATITLGTLCWFSDRFFCAKISSWYVNPQGHAWWHVLMGLNSYFANAFLMFCRAQQLGWNPKVAHFLGFLPYVKIQKPKKQE, from the exons atGGCGGATTCGATGGTGTCGAGCTTTTGGGGCCCTGTTACATCCACCACTGAATTGTGCGAGAAGAACTATGCCCATTCTACGTATATTGCAGAATTTTACAACACGATGTCGAATATTCCGTGCATTATTTTGGCACTCTTTGGCCTTATAACTGCGCTGCGGCAACGGTTTGAGAAACGGTTCAGCGTTCTTCATATATCTAACATGACACTTGCTATTGGGAGCATGATTTTCCATGCCACACTACAACACGT ACTACAGCAAAGCGACGAGACCCCAATGGTATGGGAAATGCTCTTATACCTCTACGTCCTCTACTCCCCCGACTGGCACTACCGTAGTACGATGCCGACCTTCCTCTTCCTATACGGTTTGACCTTCGCAATCCTCCACTCGTTCTTCCGCATAGGCGTCGGCTTCAAAGTACACTACGTTGGACTCTGCCTCCTCTGCGTCCCGCGCATGTACAAATACTACATCCAAACCAGAGACGTAGCCGCCAAGAAACTGGCGAAGTTGTTTGTCGCGACTATAACCCTCGGCACTCTCTGCTGGTTTAGCGATCGGTTCTTTTGTGCGAAAATCTCGAGTTGGTATGTTAATCCGCAGGGCCATGCATGGTGGCATGTTCTGATGGGGCTTAATTCGTACTTCGCTAACGCTTTCTTGATGTTTTGTCGGGCGCAGCAGTTAGGGTGGAATCCGAAGGTGGCTCattttttagggtttcttcCGTATGTTAAGATACAGAAGCCCAAGAAGCAGGAGTGA